In Oryza sativa Japonica Group chromosome 11, ASM3414082v1, the following are encoded in one genomic region:
- the LOC4351038 gene encoding disease resistance protein PIK6-NP-like, which produces MADQTLGAVGSLLGVLSKVVKDEAKLLGGVEGDIQFIRDEMDSMNGFLVHVTKTTNHDDQLRAWMKQVRDITYVADDCIKLYMRDVVPEEKAGLRGCLLRRVPSVCKPYCSFLHRNLTTRDQLARRIHELKDRVREISERRQRYDVKLPEGDAVQSPPVSQDRKTKEKRDEFVRALEDGQSPFRDAVRKLSSGDGGALIRDRAAPALVRSIVDTCITKLADDHDRIIKMLLRSLYAHPCGTKELENLSNKLREGEDVAKQVMLFCYSKLSVHYKSCLQYLITFELEESISRTSLVRRWLAEGLVLNDQQQHGIDDDESMEEAGERCFDDLLFRGFLSPAPAHRFPRTGGLKLKCCVLDASVKTFIYDMSTSENFLDDLPTHLRHQINIRKTARRRELPQKQHQHKLRWTQSTICCCYCRVPRIMKATTADAGGSNINDPLLPLHHPMDEIVTLLKTLPPEYRLNVLDLGGCLGLKMSHLKNICKLVPSLKYLSLRKTNVSQLPKKMNRLLHLETLDIRDTNVRGAAMRDIFLNELKHLLVGRIFIPDAAAGDNEASALLSTVLMPPKISKNTEILRHIQIKDGPEAQLQLSHVASLDGLRKLGVVLDGREDNIKLLLTTIARRSDTLRSLSVWITEPPPEHSVTGERHGVFVTLDHKEKATTLFSHPSKLESLNLKCYKGKNNNNNYNIPPWIISLQKLSKITLRHSLLSRGGLRELGKMKSLRCLKLRQESYIEADVTVKYGEFEDLRLLVIDKISNKMTKLVFEEDAAPKLEKIVWNFDTMTTLMGITVNNIKGIENLQNLKELWINGVNIPFPSRSREWKDITTVPQKLWRHTFGPVIESLASES; this is translated from the coding sequence atggcgGATCAAACGCTGGGCGCCGTGGGGTCGCTGCTGGGTGTGTTGTCGAAGGTGGTGAAGGACGAGGCGAAGCTGCTGGGAGGCGTGGAGGGCGACATCCAGTTCATCAGGGACGAGATGGACAGCATGAACGGCTTCCTGGTGCACGTCACCAAGACGACCAACCACGACGACCAGCTCCGCGCCTGGATGAAGCAGGTCCGCGACATCACCTACGTCGCCGACGACTGCATCAAGCTCTACATGCGGGACGTCGTCCCGGAGGAGAAGGCTGGCCTCCGCggctgcctcctccgccgcgtgcCCAGCGTCTGCAAGCCCTACTGCTCGTTCCTCCACCGCAATCTCACGACCCGCGACCAGCTCGCGAGGAGGATCCACGAGCTCAAGGACCGGGTGCGCGAGATCAGCGAGAGGCGGCAGCGCTACGACGTCAAGCTCCCCGAAGGCGATGCGGTCCAGTCCCCGCCGGTGTCCCAGGACAGGAAGACGAAGGAGAAGAGGGACGAGTTCGTACGTGCCCTCGAAGATGGCCAGTCTCCTTTCCGAGACGCGGTCCGCAAGCTCTCCAGCGGTGATGGTGGTGCCCTGATCAGAGACCGTGCTGCTCCTGCACTCGTACGTAGCATCGTCGACACATGCATAACGAAGCTGGCCGATGACCATGACCGCATCATCAAGATGCTGCTTCGTTCTCTGTACGCCCATCCCTGTGGGACAAAAGAACTGGAGAACTTGTCCAACAAGCTCAGAGAAGGAGAAGATGTGGCCAAGCAAGTGATGCTTTTCTGCTACAGCAAGCTGTCTGTGCACTACAAGAGCTGCCTGCAGTATCTGATCACCTTCGAACTAGAGGAAAGCATCAGCAGGACAAGCTTGGTGAGGAGGTGGCTCGCCGAAGGCCTAGTGCTCAATGACCAACAACAACATGGGATAGATGATGATGAAAGCATGGAAGAGGCCGGTGAGCGCTGCTTCGATGATCTCCTGTTTCGGGGCTTCCTTTCTCCTGCCCCTGCACATCGTTTTCCGAGGACCGGCGGCCTCAAGCTCAAGTGCTGCGTTCTTGATGCTTCAGTCAAGACGTTCATCTACGATATGTCCACAAGCGAGAATTTTTTGGATGACCTGCCAACTCACCTTCGGCATCAGATTAATATCAGAAAGACGGCTCGGCGGCGGGAGCTGCCACAGAAGCAGCACCAGCACAAACTACGGTGGACGCAGTCGACcatctgctgctgctactgcagGGTTCCAAGAATAATGAAGGCAACAACAGCTGACGCTGGAGGCAGCAACATCAATGATCCGCTGCTGCCGCTTCACCATCCCATGGATGAGATAGTAACTCTCCTCAAAACCCTACCTCCGGAGTACCGTCTCAATGTGCTGGATctaggaggttgccttgggttGAAGATGAGCCACCTAAAGAACATCTGCAAGCTGGTGCCGTCGCTCAAGTATCTGAGCCTCCGGAAGACCAATGTTTCTCAGCTTCCAAAGAAGATGAACCGACTCCTGCATCTGGAGACGCTCGACATCAGGGACACCAACGTGCGGGGTGCAGCTATGAGGGATATCTTCCTCAATGAGCTGAAGCATCTCCTTGTCGGCCGCATATTTATTCCTGATGCTGCCGCCGGCGACAATGAGGCATCAGCACTACTCTCCACCGTGCTGATGCCTCCTAAGATCAGCAAGAACACGGAGATATTGCGCCATATCCAGATCAAGGATGGCCCAGAAGCCCAGCTCCAGCTTTCGCATGTCGCGTCTCTGGATGGGCTAAGGAAGCTGGGGGTGGTCCTCGACGGCAGGGAAGATAACATCAAGCTTTTGCTCACCACAATTGCCAGGCGGAGCGATACCCTGCGATCACTATCAGTCTGGatcaccgagccgccgccggagcacaGTGTCACTGGTGAACGCCACGGCGTTTTCGTGACTCTCGACCACAAGGAGAAGGCGACCACATTGTTCTCGCATCCCAGTAAACTTGAGAGCTTAAACCTCAAGTGCTACAAgggaaaaaacaacaacaacaactacaATATTCCTCCATGGATCATAAGCCTCCAAAAGCTCTCCAAGATCACTCTACGTCACAGCTTACTTTCCAGAGGTGGTCTGAGAGAGCTTGGCAAGATGAAGAGCTTGCGCTGCCTCAAGCTCCGTCAGGAATCATATATCGAAGCCGACGTCACCGTGAAGTACGGGGAGTTCGAGGACCTCAGGCTTCTTGTGATTGATAAGATCTCCAACAAGATGACCAAACTTGTCTTCGAAGAAGATGCAGCTCCCAAGCTGGAGAAGATTGTCTGGAACTTCGACACGATGACAACGCTGATGGGGATCACGGTAAACAACATCAAAGGGATCGAAAATCTTCAAAACTTGAAGGAGCTATGGATCAACGGCGTCAACATACCGTTTCCTTCAAGATCCCGTGAATGGAAGGATATAACCACAGTTCCGCAGAAATTATGGAGGCACACTTTTGGACCGGTAATTGAAAGCTTAGCATCTGAAAGCTGA